From the Strix uralensis isolate ZFMK-TIS-50842 chromosome 33, bStrUra1, whole genome shotgun sequence genome, one window contains:
- the DNAJC14 gene encoding LOW QUALITY PROTEIN: dnaJ homolog subfamily C member 14 (The sequence of the model RefSeq protein was modified relative to this genomic sequence to represent the inferred CDS: deleted 1 base in 1 codon), with product MEQPRYREAAAAEGSDGPGWSRDPPGDGGVPAGGSAAWNGSCGRPPGPGLEEDDDRDPELPFPSAGGRPCACRCRGEPVAPPSPAAERRDGSCSLTCPNRAPVLPRGQEDGEEDEDGAGKGGRRLRRRQRHRSAPKEKEDGGRREGGAGKRHRPVRKRSRGDGTESPGPAEELAGYRGLLAQALAQGAEAIGRLLGSCCRLGDPGWARASVRSWGRRVGQRARSGSLRAARWLWAGAGLFLRLLWMLCALLLLLLVLLAGSLRLCWRVGSAALAAGAQRVAGSPRAARLLALLDAAALRRTWGLLGESRACRHLWDWLQRRRVPPWAPGGGRTGGTGDAAPGRDGGAPAAGEEVNRLVAMAEVPEEELNPFQVLGVEATASDAELRKAYRRLAVLVHPDKNEHPGAEAAFKVLRAAWDIVSSPERRKEYELKRMAESELTRSMSEFLSRLQDDLREAMNTMMCSKCQGKHKRFEMDRDPLSARYCAECGGLHPAEEGDFWAESSLLGLKITYFAMMDGKIYDITEWAGCQRVGISPDTHRVPYHISFGSRSAGPGGRQRSASKGSPTSAADLQDFFTRVFQGSSGPMPGGPFPPPPAPRGPQPPPGAPPRAEGAAPKGDSKHKRRKKVRRPLQR from the exons ATGGAGCAGCCCCGGTACCGGGAAGCGGCGGCGGCCGAAGGAAGCGACGGCCCCGGCTggagccgggacccccccggggatGGCGGTGTCCCCGCGGGGGGCAGCGCTGCCTGGAACGGGAGCTGCGGGCGGCCGCCGGGCCCCGGCCTGGAGGAGGACGACGACCGCGACCCCGAGCTGCCGTTCCCGAGCGCCGGGGGCCGCCCCTGCGCCTGCCGCTGCCGGGGGGAGCCGGTCGCCCCCCCGAGCCCCGCGGCCGAGCGGCGGGACGGATCCTGCAGCCTCACCTGCCCCAACCGGGCCCCGGTGCTGCCCCGCGGGCAGGAGGATGGCGAGGAGGACGAGGACGGCGCGGGGAAGGGAGGCCGAAGGCTGCGGAGGCGTCAGAGGCATCGCTCGGCCCCCAAGGAGAAGGAGGACGGCGGCCGGCGCGAGGGCGGCGCGGGCAAGCGGCACCGGCCGGTGCGGAAGAGGAGCCGCGGCGACGGCACCGAGTCGCCGGGGCCGGCGGAGGAGCTGGCCGGCTACCGGGGGCTGCTGGCCCAGGCGCTGGCCCAGGGCGCGGAGGCCATCGGGCGACTGCTCGGCTCCTGCTGCCGCCTCGGCGACCCGGGCTGGGCGCGGGCCAGTGTGCGGAGCTGGGGCCGGCGAGTGGGCCAGCGGGCCCGCAGCGGGTCGCTGAGGGCGGCCCGGTGGCTGTGGGCCGGGGCAGGGCTGTTCCTGCGCTTGCTCTGGATGCTCtgcgccctcctcctcctcctcctcgtgcTGCTGGCGGGCAGCCTGCGGCTCTGCTGGCGTGTGGGCTCGGCCGCGCTGGCCGCCGGCGCGCAGCGGGTGGCCGGGAGCCCGCGAGCGGCCCGGCTGCTGGCGCTGCTGGACGCGGCCGCGCTGCGCAGGACGTGGGGGCTCCTCGGGGAGAGCCGGGCGTGCCGCCACCTCTGGGACTGGCTGCAGAGGCGGCGGGTTCCCCCCTGGGCGCCCGGGGGGGGTCGGACAGGCGGGACGGGGGACGCGGCGCCCGGTCGCGACGGgggggctcccgccgccggggAGGAGGTGAACCGCTTGGTGGCCATGGCGGAGGTGCCCGAGGAGGAGCTGAACCCCTTCCAGGTGCTGGGCGTGGAGGCGACGGCGTCGGACGCCGAGCTGAGGAAGGCCTATCGCCGGCTGGCCGTGCTG GTGCACCCGGACAAGAACGAGCACCCCGGGGCGGAGGCGGCGTTCAAGGTGCTGCGGGCGGCCTGGGACATCGTCAGCAGCCCCGAGCGGAGGAAGGAGTACGAGCT caaGCGGATGGCGGAGAGCGAGCTGACGAGGTCCATGAGCGAGTTCCTGAGCCGGCTGCAGGACGACCTGAGGGAGGCCATGAACACCATGATGTGCAGCAAGTGCCAGGGGAAGCACAA GAGGTTCGAGATGGACCGAGACCCCCTGAGCGCCCGGTACTGCGCCGAGTGCGGGGGGCTGCACCCCGCCGAGGAGGGCGACTTCTGGGCCGAGTCCAGCCTGCTGGGGCTGAAGATCACCTACTTCGCCATGATGGACGGCAAGATCTACGACATCACGG AGTGGGCCGGCTGCCAGCGCGTGGGCATCTCGCCGGACACCCACCGCGTCCCCTATCACATCTCCTTCGGCTCCcgcagcgccgggccgggcgggcggcagAG AAGCGCCTCCAAGGGCAGCCCCACCTCGGCTGCCGACCTGCAGGATTTCTTCACCCGCGTCTTTCAGGGGAGCTCAGGTCCGATGCCTGGGGGGCccttcccgccgccccccgcc ccccgggggccgcagccccccccgggggcccccccCAGGGCCGAGGGTGCAGCCCCCAAGGGCGACTCGAAGCACAAGAGGCGGAAGAAGGTGCGTCGGCCGTTGCAGCGCTGA
- the LOC141936554 gene encoding transmembrane protein 198-like isoform X2 — protein sequence MYPPSRRGAAARCGCGEGGGGRSPTARRARGRPLGAEGGRGAQHPTPPSPRSPRAMEPGAPPAPHCALEPRPPYEPVPAALCALGALFGVVCGCFGYRCFKAIMFLSGLLFGSIVIFLLCYKERVLETQLSLEASAGIALGIGLLCGLVTMLLRSVGLFTTGLLLGLLLATAALVAAAPVLPPPSPWVPAGSLLGLALLCALLALQWPKALTVLSTGVFGAAVVVVCADYFVEGLALVLYVYDRLRLAPARPLCWPGWVVLGAWPLLGLLAVLLQWKLTADGFSHTDVILSRRQKRLQLLRIRQKEAKRRQSLAPPEGTYRRKPPPVKRYAGDVLAPDLPKRCTPRGPSPAPPPPPLEEP from the exons ATGtaccccccctcccgccgcggcgcCGCTGCCAGAtgtgggtgtggggagggggggggggggcgctcacCCACCGCCCGCAGAGCCCGGGGAAGGCCGCTGGGTGCCGAGGGGGGGCGAGGGGCTcagcaccccaccccccccagtccccgcagcccccgggcgaTGGAGCCcggcgccccccccgcgccccactGCGCCCTGGAGCCCCGACCCCCCTACGAACCCGTCCCCGCCGCCCTCTGCGCCCTCGGGGCCCTCTTCGGCGTCGTCTGCGGCTGCTTTG GGTACCGCTGCTTCAAGGCCATCATGTTCCTCTCGGGGCTGCTCTTCGGCTCCATCGTCATCTTCCTCCTGTGCTACAAGGAGCGGGTGCTGGAGACGCAGCTGAGCCTGGAGGCCAGCGCCGGCATCGCCCTGGGCATCGGGCTGCTCTGCGGGCTGGTCACCATGCTGCTGCGCAGCGTCGGGCTCTTCACCACCGGGCTACTGCTGGGGCTACTGCTGGCCACGGCCGCGCTGGTGGCGGCCGCGCCGGTGCTGCCGCCGCCGAGCCCCTGGGTGCCGGCGGGCAGTTTGCTGGGGCTGGCGCTGCTCTGCGCCCTCCTGGCGCTGCAGTGGCCGAAGGCGCTGACCGTCCTCTCCACCGGCGTCTTCGGCGCCGCCGTCGTCGTGGTTTGCGCCGATTATTTCGTGGAGGGGCTGGCGCTGGTGCTCTACGTCTACGACCGGCTGCGGCTGGCGCCGGCGCGGCCGCTGTGCTGGCCCGGCTGGGTGGTGCTGGGCGCGTGGCCGCTGCTCGGCCTCCTCGCCGTCCTGCTCCAGTGGAAGCTGACGGCCGACGGCTTCTCCCACACCGACG TCATCCTCAGCCGGCGGCAGAAGCGGCTGCAGCTGCTGCGCATCCGGCAGAAGGAGGCCAAGCGCCGGCAGAGCCTGGCCCCCCCCGAGGGCACCTACCGCCGCAAACCCCCCCCCGTCAAGCGCTACGCGGGCGACGTGCTGGCCCCG GACCTACCCAAACGCTGCACACCCCGCGGGCCCAGCCcagctccgccccccccccctctggAGGAGCCTTAA
- the LOC141936554 gene encoding transmembrane protein 198-like isoform X3 has protein sequence MEPGAPPAPHCALEPRPPYEPVPAALCALGALFGVVCGCFGYRCFKAIMFLSGLLFGSIVIFLLCYKERVLETQLSLEASAGIALGIGLLCGLVTMLLRSVGLFTTGLLLGLLLATAALVAAAPVLPPPSPWVPAGSLLGLALLCALLALQWPKALTVLSTGVFGAAVVVVCADYFVEGLALVLYVYDRLRLAPARPLCWPGWVVLGAWPLLGLLAVLLQWKLTADGFSHTDVILSRRQKRLQLLRIRQKEAKRRQSLAPPEGTYRRKPPPVKRYAGDVLAPSYIRSLRDRQLESGTAPAPPAAPEAACGPAAPPPRRRP, from the exons aTGGAGCCcggcgccccccccgcgccccactGCGCCCTGGAGCCCCGACCCCCCTACGAACCCGTCCCCGCCGCCCTCTGCGCCCTCGGGGCCCTCTTCGGCGTCGTCTGCGGCTGCTTTG GGTACCGCTGCTTCAAGGCCATCATGTTCCTCTCGGGGCTGCTCTTCGGCTCCATCGTCATCTTCCTCCTGTGCTACAAGGAGCGGGTGCTGGAGACGCAGCTGAGCCTGGAGGCCAGCGCCGGCATCGCCCTGGGCATCGGGCTGCTCTGCGGGCTGGTCACCATGCTGCTGCGCAGCGTCGGGCTCTTCACCACCGGGCTACTGCTGGGGCTACTGCTGGCCACGGCCGCGCTGGTGGCGGCCGCGCCGGTGCTGCCGCCGCCGAGCCCCTGGGTGCCGGCGGGCAGTTTGCTGGGGCTGGCGCTGCTCTGCGCCCTCCTGGCGCTGCAGTGGCCGAAGGCGCTGACCGTCCTCTCCACCGGCGTCTTCGGCGCCGCCGTCGTCGTGGTTTGCGCCGATTATTTCGTGGAGGGGCTGGCGCTGGTGCTCTACGTCTACGACCGGCTGCGGCTGGCGCCGGCGCGGCCGCTGTGCTGGCCCGGCTGGGTGGTGCTGGGCGCGTGGCCGCTGCTCGGCCTCCTCGCCGTCCTGCTCCAGTGGAAGCTGACGGCCGACGGCTTCTCCCACACCGACG TCATCCTCAGCCGGCGGCAGAAGCGGCTGCAGCTGCTGCGCATCCGGCAGAAGGAGGCCAAGCGCCGGCAGAGCCTGGCCCCCCCCGAGGGCACCTACCGCCGCAAACCCCCCCCCGTCAAGCGCTACGCGGGCGACGTGCTGGCCCCG agCTACATCCGGAGCCTGCGGGACCGGCAGCTGGAGAGCGGGACGgcgccggccccccccgccgcccccgagGCCGcctgcggccccgccgcccccccgccccgccgccgcccctga
- the LOC141936554 gene encoding transmembrane protein 198-like isoform X1 has translation MYPPSRRGAAARCGCGEGGGGRSPTARRARGRPLGAEGGRGAQHPTPPSPRSPRAMEPGAPPAPHCALEPRPPYEPVPAALCALGALFGVVCGCFGYRCFKAIMFLSGLLFGSIVIFLLCYKERVLETQLSLEASAGIALGIGLLCGLVTMLLRSVGLFTTGLLLGLLLATAALVAAAPVLPPPSPWVPAGSLLGLALLCALLALQWPKALTVLSTGVFGAAVVVVCADYFVEGLALVLYVYDRLRLAPARPLCWPGWVVLGAWPLLGLLAVLLQWKLTADGFSHTDVILSRRQKRLQLLRIRQKEAKRRQSLAPPEGTYRRKPPPVKRYAGDVLAPSYIRSLRDRQLESGTAPAPPAAPEAACGPAAPPPRRRP, from the exons ATGtaccccccctcccgccgcggcgcCGCTGCCAGAtgtgggtgtggggagggggggggggggcgctcacCCACCGCCCGCAGAGCCCGGGGAAGGCCGCTGGGTGCCGAGGGGGGGCGAGGGGCTcagcaccccaccccccccagtccccgcagcccccgggcgaTGGAGCCcggcgccccccccgcgccccactGCGCCCTGGAGCCCCGACCCCCCTACGAACCCGTCCCCGCCGCCCTCTGCGCCCTCGGGGCCCTCTTCGGCGTCGTCTGCGGCTGCTTTG GGTACCGCTGCTTCAAGGCCATCATGTTCCTCTCGGGGCTGCTCTTCGGCTCCATCGTCATCTTCCTCCTGTGCTACAAGGAGCGGGTGCTGGAGACGCAGCTGAGCCTGGAGGCCAGCGCCGGCATCGCCCTGGGCATCGGGCTGCTCTGCGGGCTGGTCACCATGCTGCTGCGCAGCGTCGGGCTCTTCACCACCGGGCTACTGCTGGGGCTACTGCTGGCCACGGCCGCGCTGGTGGCGGCCGCGCCGGTGCTGCCGCCGCCGAGCCCCTGGGTGCCGGCGGGCAGTTTGCTGGGGCTGGCGCTGCTCTGCGCCCTCCTGGCGCTGCAGTGGCCGAAGGCGCTGACCGTCCTCTCCACCGGCGTCTTCGGCGCCGCCGTCGTCGTGGTTTGCGCCGATTATTTCGTGGAGGGGCTGGCGCTGGTGCTCTACGTCTACGACCGGCTGCGGCTGGCGCCGGCGCGGCCGCTGTGCTGGCCCGGCTGGGTGGTGCTGGGCGCGTGGCCGCTGCTCGGCCTCCTCGCCGTCCTGCTCCAGTGGAAGCTGACGGCCGACGGCTTCTCCCACACCGACG TCATCCTCAGCCGGCGGCAGAAGCGGCTGCAGCTGCTGCGCATCCGGCAGAAGGAGGCCAAGCGCCGGCAGAGCCTGGCCCCCCCCGAGGGCACCTACCGCCGCAAACCCCCCCCCGTCAAGCGCTACGCGGGCGACGTGCTGGCCCCG agCTACATCCGGAGCCTGCGGGACCGGCAGCTGGAGAGCGGGACGgcgccggccccccccgccgcccccgagGCCGcctgcggccccgccgcccccccgccccgccgccgcccctga